One Robbsia sp. KACC 23696 DNA segment encodes these proteins:
- a CDS encoding phospholipase A, which translates to MPQGRTAWARLLGGSVLLAAASSAAHADVTVVSPPTVVAASLPMRVTLLFAEDAADNGRSAKPVGRNGVHYAVPPTLRVALASGDLPPQTLTLTRDPAAPAALSLRPGQFRRVTYSTPWPADARGTVRVQVADFNASPALITLDRGKQQDLTIAANQAARQIGPGAVAAAAVSDGAKDGATGPSATLPNATPGTAASPTATTATGAVPASDTSIGQQQAAIAATSPESRLSFYEPMYIGAGRNGHTTARFQLSFKYRIVKPADPRSRSLIDNLYFGYTQVSIWDLSANSKPFRDTSYKPSIFYYLPDTGLRSHWFDSLGFQAGIEHESNGQAGDDSRSINIAYVQPIVHFSMPWATQLTLAPKIYYYLQNSENSDIAKYRGYTDFQIRYGRPDGLELFTTLRKGNHAMYGSIDAQLTYPVQRLFGGAVGGYLWLGYFNGYGQSLLDYNNRQHWNVRVGYSIYR; encoded by the coding sequence ATGCCACAGGGCAGGACGGCATGGGCGCGGCTGCTCGGCGGGTCCGTCTTGCTCGCGGCCGCAAGCAGCGCCGCCCACGCCGATGTGACGGTCGTATCGCCGCCGACAGTCGTTGCGGCCTCGTTACCGATGCGCGTGACGCTGCTGTTTGCCGAAGATGCGGCCGACAACGGGCGGAGTGCCAAGCCGGTGGGACGCAATGGCGTCCATTACGCCGTACCGCCAACACTGCGAGTGGCATTGGCCAGCGGCGACCTGCCCCCGCAAACGTTGACGTTGACGCGGGATCCCGCGGCGCCGGCAGCGTTGTCGCTACGGCCAGGGCAATTCCGGCGCGTGACCTATAGCACGCCCTGGCCTGCCGATGCGCGCGGTACCGTGCGCGTGCAGGTGGCGGATTTCAATGCATCGCCGGCCTTGATCACGCTCGACCGTGGCAAACAGCAGGACCTGACGATCGCCGCCAACCAGGCTGCCCGGCAAATCGGCCCGGGCGCGGTAGCGGCCGCAGCCGTCTCCGACGGTGCAAAGGATGGCGCGACCGGCCCGTCGGCAACGTTGCCCAATGCCACCCCGGGGACCGCGGCGTCGCCGACCGCGACGACCGCAACCGGTGCCGTGCCCGCCAGCGATACGTCGATCGGTCAGCAGCAAGCGGCGATCGCGGCGACAAGTCCAGAAAGTCGCCTGTCGTTTTACGAGCCGATGTATATCGGCGCGGGACGGAACGGCCACACCACGGCACGCTTCCAGTTGAGCTTCAAGTATCGCATCGTGAAGCCGGCAGACCCCCGTTCGCGTAGCCTGATCGACAATCTGTATTTCGGCTATACCCAGGTGTCGATCTGGGACTTGAGCGCGAACTCGAAGCCGTTCCGCGATACCAGCTACAAACCGTCGATCTTCTACTACCTCCCCGATACGGGCTTGCGCAGCCATTGGTTCGACTCGCTAGGCTTCCAGGCGGGGATCGAACACGAATCGAACGGCCAGGCGGGCGACGATTCACGCAGCATCAATATCGCCTACGTGCAACCGATCGTGCATTTTTCGATGCCGTGGGCGACGCAGTTAACGCTGGCGCCGAAGATTTATTACTATCTGCAAAACAGCGAAAACTCCGATATCGCCAAATATCGCGGCTATACGGACTTCCAGATTCGCTACGGCCGCCCGGACGGGCTTGAGCTGTTCACGACGCTGCGCAAGGGTAACCACGCGATGTACGGCAGTATCGACGCCCAACTGACTTATCCGGTGCAACGTCTATTCGGCGGCGCCGTGGGCGGTTATCTGTGGCTGGGCTATTTCAACGGCTATGGTCAGAGCCTGCTGGATTACAATAACCGCCAGCACTGGAACGTTCGCGTCGGCTACAGCATCTATCGGTGA
- a CDS encoding ABC-F family ATPase, producing the protein MLSTANITMQFGPKPLFENISVKFGEGNRYGLIGANGCGKSTFMKILGGDLEPSAGNVSLDAHMRLGKLSQNQFGYEDMRVLDVVMMGHTEMWAAMAERDAIYANPEASEDDYMRAADLEAKFAEYDGYTAEARAGELLLGLSVPMEQHNGLMSEVAPGWKLRVLLAQALFSNPDVLLLDEPTNNLDINTIRWLGNVLDQRNSTMVIISHDRHFLNQVCTHMADMDYGTLKVYPGNYDDYMRASTEARERAMANNARAKEKIAELQDFVRRFSANKSKASQATSRRKMIDKIKVEDIKPSSRQNPFIRFEYEKKLHNLAVTGENLKKAFDRTLFQKTNVTVQAGEKVAIIGENGAGKTTLLRTLLGSLPPDEGTVKWAENANVGYMPQDTNEAFPQPLTLTEWISQYAQEGDDDQVLRGTLGRLLFGGDDVGKSVKVLSGGEKGRMIWGKLMLGKHNVLLMDEPTNHMDMESIESLQAALDRFPGTLIFVSHDREFVSGLAQRIIEIRPSGEVVDYHGTYDEYLQSQGIN; encoded by the coding sequence GTGCTGTCCACCGCGAATATCACCATGCAGTTTGGGCCGAAGCCCTTGTTCGAGAACATCTCGGTCAAGTTCGGCGAAGGCAATCGTTACGGCCTGATCGGCGCCAACGGCTGCGGCAAGTCCACGTTCATGAAGATTCTGGGCGGCGATCTGGAGCCGTCGGCGGGCAATGTGTCGCTGGACGCGCACATGCGCCTGGGCAAGTTGTCGCAGAATCAGTTCGGCTATGAAGACATGCGGGTGCTCGACGTCGTGATGATGGGGCACACGGAGATGTGGGCGGCGATGGCCGAGCGTGACGCGATCTACGCCAACCCGGAGGCCAGCGAAGACGACTACATGCGCGCGGCGGATCTGGAAGCGAAGTTCGCCGAATACGACGGTTATACCGCCGAGGCCCGTGCCGGGGAATTATTGCTCGGCCTGAGCGTGCCGATGGAGCAGCACAACGGCCTGATGAGCGAAGTCGCACCGGGCTGGAAGCTGCGGGTATTGCTGGCGCAGGCGCTGTTCTCGAATCCCGATGTCTTGCTGCTGGACGAGCCGACCAATAACCTCGACATCAACACGATTCGTTGGTTGGGGAACGTGCTGGACCAGCGCAACTCGACGATGGTGATCATTTCCCACGATCGACACTTCCTGAACCAGGTCTGTACGCACATGGCGGATATGGACTACGGCACATTGAAGGTCTATCCGGGCAATTACGACGACTATATGCGCGCATCGACGGAAGCCCGCGAGCGCGCGATGGCGAACAATGCACGGGCGAAGGAAAAGATCGCCGAACTGCAGGATTTCGTCCGTCGTTTCTCGGCGAACAAGTCGAAGGCCAGCCAGGCAACCAGCCGCCGAAAGATGATCGACAAGATCAAGGTGGAGGACATCAAGCCGTCGTCGCGTCAGAACCCCTTCATCCGTTTCGAGTACGAGAAGAAGCTGCACAACCTGGCCGTGACCGGCGAAAACCTGAAGAAGGCCTTCGATCGCACCTTGTTCCAGAAGACCAATGTCACGGTGCAGGCGGGCGAGAAGGTGGCAATCATCGGAGAAAACGGCGCGGGCAAGACCACGCTGTTGCGGACGTTGTTGGGCAGCTTGCCGCCGGACGAAGGCACGGTCAAATGGGCCGAGAATGCCAATGTCGGCTATATGCCGCAGGATACGAACGAAGCTTTCCCGCAACCGTTGACGCTGACCGAATGGATCTCGCAATATGCGCAGGAAGGCGACGACGATCAGGTGCTGCGCGGCACGCTGGGACGTCTGCTGTTCGGTGGCGACGATGTGGGCAAGTCGGTCAAGGTGTTGTCCGGTGGCGAAAAGGGCCGGATGATCTGGGGCAAGCTGATGCTCGGCAAGCACAACGTGCTGCTGATGGACGAGCCGACCAACCACATGGACATGGAATCGATCGAATCGCTGCAGGCGGCACTCGATCGTTTCCCCGGCACCTTGATCTTCGTCTCGCATGACCGGGAATTCGTCAGCGGTCTGGCGCAGCGCATTATTGAAATCCGCCCGAGCGGCGAAGTGGTGGACTACCACGGCACCTACGACGAGTACCTGCAATCACAAGGTATCAATTAA
- a CDS encoding Nramp family divalent metal transporter gives MIAVGYMDPGNWATDLAAGAQFGYTLLSVVLLASVAAMLLQWTASRVGLVTGRDLAQLCRDRFGRRTATFLWVTSEIAIIACDVAEVVGSAVALQLLLGVSLSVGVVLCAIATVAMLGLRRLGARAIEIAVTALILFVGTSFAAQLAAVHPDWSAVAQGLVPTPELIRHAGMVWLAAGILGATVMPHNLYLHSALVKRHVHDEERGNRSGDPGAVVTASNAGDDAVPSASSPAFHLPPHASVAPSVIDGALRTVGIDTFAALTLAFFINAALLVLAAAVFHEAGWTQINDLADAHRLLAPLAGNGWSATLFACALLACGLNSTVTGTLAGQVVMEGFMRWRLQEWQRTLLTRALALGPALLAVAWYGPQGSNRLLVASQVVLSMQLPLAVIPLMLFAQNRALMGRWAVRGIRSALNWGITAAIVLLNGLLIVQLLS, from the coding sequence ATGATTGCCGTCGGATATATGGATCCCGGCAATTGGGCGACCGATCTCGCCGCCGGCGCCCAGTTCGGCTATACGCTGCTGAGCGTCGTGTTGCTGGCCAGCGTCGCGGCGATGCTGCTCCAATGGACCGCGTCACGCGTGGGTCTCGTCACGGGCCGGGATCTGGCGCAGCTGTGCCGCGATCGATTCGGTCGACGCACGGCCACATTTTTATGGGTGACCAGCGAGATCGCCATCATTGCATGCGATGTCGCGGAAGTCGTCGGCAGCGCGGTTGCGCTACAACTGTTGCTCGGCGTGTCGTTATCGGTCGGGGTCGTTCTGTGCGCGATCGCCACTGTCGCGATGCTCGGACTACGGCGCTTGGGCGCACGGGCGATCGAGATCGCTGTGACCGCGCTGATCCTCTTTGTCGGCACCTCTTTCGCGGCGCAACTGGCCGCCGTGCATCCCGATTGGTCGGCCGTGGCGCAGGGGCTGGTTCCCACGCCTGAACTGATCCGGCATGCCGGGATGGTCTGGCTTGCCGCCGGCATCCTTGGCGCCACGGTTATGCCGCATAACCTCTATCTGCATTCCGCGCTGGTCAAACGCCACGTCCATGACGAGGAACGGGGCAATCGGAGCGGTGACCCAGGTGCGGTCGTCACGGCATCGAACGCAGGCGACGACGCGGTGCCGTCCGCGTCGTCGCCTGCGTTCCATCTGCCCCCGCATGCGAGCGTCGCGCCGAGCGTGATCGACGGCGCATTGCGCACGGTGGGCATCGACACGTTTGCAGCGCTGACGCTAGCGTTCTTTATCAACGCCGCGTTGCTGGTGCTAGCAGCGGCGGTTTTTCATGAAGCGGGCTGGACACAGATCAACGATCTGGCCGATGCACACCGACTCCTCGCCCCGTTGGCTGGCAACGGCTGGTCCGCCACGCTATTCGCCTGTGCCTTGCTCGCCTGCGGTTTGAACTCGACGGTGACCGGCACGCTCGCGGGGCAAGTCGTCATGGAGGGGTTCATGCGCTGGCGACTGCAGGAGTGGCAACGCACGCTGCTGACGCGGGCGCTCGCGCTCGGGCCGGCCTTGTTGGCCGTGGCGTGGTACGGCCCGCAAGGATCGAATCGCCTGCTGGTGGCCAGCCAGGTCGTACTGTCGATGCAACTACCGCTGGCCGTCATTCCGTTGATGCTGTTCGCGCAGAATCGGGCATTGATGGGACGATGGGCGGTACGCGGCATCCGCAGCGCACTCAACTGGGGCATTACCGCGGCGATCGTGCTGCTGAATGGCTTATTGATCGTTCAGCTATTATCGTAA
- a CDS encoding polyamine ABC transporter substrate-binding protein, with translation MMALTGLAVSAGAHAQTTTLNIYNWSDYIAKDTVSNFEKQTGIKVRYDNYDSNDTLQAKLLTGNSGYDIVVPTSNYAGRQIAAGMFAPLDKSQIPNLKYLDPNLMKLVEGADPGNKYVVPWAYGTTGLGYNVTKAKQLLGDKVDLDSWDVFFKPENLSKLKQCGVSVLDAPDQVFAAALHYLNLPTDSTNPADYQKALALLKTVRPYITQFSSSGYINDMVGGDVCFTLGWSGDITIARHRAEEAKKPFKIQYFIPKGGAPVFFDVMAIPKDAKNKEAAMKWINYIETPQVHAAITDTVFYPSANMEARKYVSKAVAEDPAIYPSQDVVKTLFLMKPLPPAILRLQTRLWTELKTGH, from the coding sequence ATGATGGCGTTGACCGGATTGGCGGTGTCCGCGGGTGCTCATGCACAGACGACCACGTTGAATATCTACAACTGGTCCGACTATATCGCCAAGGATACGGTGTCGAATTTCGAGAAGCAGACCGGTATCAAGGTCCGCTACGATAACTACGACAGTAACGACACCTTGCAGGCGAAGCTGCTGACCGGCAATTCGGGCTATGACATCGTCGTGCCGACCAGCAACTACGCGGGTCGCCAGATCGCCGCGGGCATGTTCGCGCCCTTGGACAAGTCGCAGATTCCGAATCTGAAATACCTCGATCCGAATCTGATGAAACTCGTCGAGGGCGCCGATCCGGGCAACAAGTACGTCGTGCCATGGGCCTATGGCACCACCGGGCTCGGCTACAACGTGACGAAGGCGAAGCAGCTGCTGGGCGACAAGGTCGATCTGGACAGTTGGGACGTGTTCTTCAAGCCTGAAAACCTGTCGAAGTTGAAGCAGTGCGGCGTGTCGGTGCTGGATGCACCGGACCAGGTGTTCGCCGCGGCGCTGCACTATCTGAACCTGCCGACCGACAGTACCAATCCGGCGGACTATCAGAAGGCGCTGGCGCTGCTGAAAACGGTACGCCCCTACATCACGCAGTTCAGCTCGTCGGGTTACATCAACGATATGGTCGGCGGTGACGTATGCTTCACCTTGGGGTGGTCCGGCGATATCACGATCGCCCGGCATCGTGCCGAAGAGGCGAAGAAGCCGTTCAAGATCCAATACTTCATTCCCAAGGGCGGCGCACCGGTATTTTTCGATGTGATGGCGATTCCGAAGGACGCGAAGAACAAGGAAGCGGCGATGAAGTGGATCAACTACATCGAAACGCCCCAGGTCCATGCGGCCATCACCGACACCGTGTTCTATCCGAGCGCCAATATGGAAGCGCGGAAATACGTGAGCAAGGCGGTGGCGGAGGATCCGGCGATCTACCCGTCGCAGGACGTGGTGAAGACCTTGTTCCTGATGAAGCCGCTGCCGCCGGCGATTCTGCGCCTGCAGACGCGCCTTTGGACCGAACTGAAAACAGGCCACTGA
- a CDS encoding ABC transporter permease subunit, with protein sequence MSRASSLSNGASDRPKWSAVRGLSLGIGFVFLYVPILSLIVYSFTASDLGTVWTHFSLRWYGALFQDDELISAFWLSLKIAVATAFMSVGIGTWAGFVLARMGRFRGATLYSGMLNAPLVIPEVIQGISLLLLFVEVAKYVGWPAERGFFTIWIGHVMMCMSYVAVIVQSRVRELNPAIEEAALDLGATPLRVFFTITLPMLSQGLVAGWLLSFTLSFDNVVLSAFLSGPGSTTLPLIVFSRVRLGLNPEMNALATLFICVVTVGVVLANQWSLRRQRAREGRAMAAP encoded by the coding sequence ATGAGTCGCGCCTCTTCCCTGTCTAATGGCGCATCGGACCGCCCGAAATGGTCGGCGGTGCGTGGCCTCTCGCTGGGCATCGGTTTCGTTTTTCTCTATGTGCCTATCCTCTCGCTGATCGTCTATTCCTTCACGGCCTCGGACCTGGGCACGGTCTGGACGCATTTCTCGTTGCGCTGGTACGGTGCGCTGTTTCAGGACGACGAGTTGATCTCGGCGTTCTGGTTATCGTTGAAGATCGCCGTGGCCACGGCGTTCATGTCGGTCGGCATCGGCACCTGGGCGGGGTTCGTCCTGGCCCGCATGGGGCGATTTCGCGGTGCGACGCTGTACAGCGGCATGCTGAACGCACCGCTGGTGATTCCCGAGGTGATTCAAGGCATCTCGCTGTTATTGCTTTTCGTCGAGGTGGCGAAGTACGTCGGCTGGCCGGCGGAGCGCGGTTTCTTCACGATCTGGATCGGCCATGTGATGATGTGCATGTCTTATGTGGCCGTGATCGTGCAGTCGCGCGTGCGGGAATTGAATCCGGCGATCGAAGAGGCGGCACTGGATCTGGGTGCCACGCCGCTGCGCGTGTTTTTCACGATCACGCTGCCGATGCTGTCGCAGGGTTTGGTCGCCGGCTGGCTGCTGTCGTTTACGCTGTCGTTCGACAACGTCGTGTTGTCCGCTTTCCTGTCGGGGCCGGGATCGACGACGCTGCCGCTGATCGTGTTCTCGCGCGTCCGTCTCGGATTGAATCCGGAAATGAACGCCTTGGCGACGCTGTTTATCTGCGTCGTGACCGTGGGCGTCGTGTTGGCGAATCAGTGGAGCCTGCGACGGCAGCGGGCCCGGGAAGGCCGTGCGATGGCGGCGCCCTGA
- a CDS encoding DUF1289 domain-containing protein, whose product MSNEDSSSASNLHEVPDSPCIGICSTLFDDVCKGCGRTAFEVSNWVFLSDDEKRAVWARINAEGTAMRFHRKS is encoded by the coding sequence ATGTCCAACGAAGATTCCTCCTCCGCCTCCAATCTCCACGAAGTGCCGGACAGCCCCTGCATCGGCATCTGCTCGACGTTGTTCGACGATGTCTGCAAGGGCTGCGGCCGCACCGCCTTCGAGGTCAGCAACTGGGTATTCCTCTCCGACGATGAAAAACGCGCCGTCTGGGCGCGCATCAACGCCGAAGGCACGGCCATGCGCTTTCATCGTAAGTCCTGA
- the potA gene encoding polyamine ABC transporter ATP-binding protein: MSRARDASSGATVRPASDEGFIQIVDVMKQFGDTTAVKHVALSIARKEIFALLGSSGCGKSTLLRMLAGFEAPSAGRILIDGQDVTALPPYKRPVNMMFQSYALFPHMSVSGNVAYGLKQEGVRGSELRDRVARVLDLVQMGKYANRKPHQLSGGQQQRVALARSLVKQPKLLLLDEPMSALDKQIRQRTQLELIEILESVGVTCIMVTHDQEEAMTMADRVAVMSEGEIIQVGPPHEVYEFPNTRFSAQFIGTTNLFEGEVIEDESDHVLVRVGALDRPILISHGITGPKGMAVAVSVRPERVEVSREQPSAAHNWTPGLVEQTAYMGAYTMCHVRLASDMVVVANVSSLTLARLGVPAIGETVYLSWGADAGVVLTS; this comes from the coding sequence ATGAGTAGAGCACGGGACGCCTCGTCCGGCGCCACCGTGCGCCCGGCATCGGATGAGGGCTTCATCCAGATCGTCGACGTCATGAAGCAGTTTGGCGATACGACGGCTGTCAAGCATGTCGCCTTGTCGATTGCACGCAAGGAAATCTTTGCGCTGCTCGGCAGTTCGGGTTGCGGCAAGTCGACGCTGCTGCGGATGCTGGCGGGTTTCGAGGCGCCGAGTGCCGGCCGGATCCTGATCGACGGGCAGGACGTCACGGCCTTGCCGCCGTATAAGCGGCCGGTCAATATGATGTTCCAGTCGTACGCCTTGTTTCCGCATATGAGTGTCAGCGGCAATGTGGCTTATGGCTTGAAGCAGGAGGGAGTACGCGGCAGCGAATTGCGCGATCGCGTCGCGCGCGTGCTTGACCTCGTGCAGATGGGCAAATACGCGAACCGCAAGCCGCATCAGTTGTCGGGCGGCCAGCAACAGCGGGTTGCCCTCGCGCGCAGCCTGGTCAAGCAGCCGAAACTGCTGCTCCTCGACGAGCCGATGTCCGCCTTGGACAAACAGATCCGGCAACGCACGCAACTGGAACTGATCGAGATCCTGGAATCGGTGGGCGTCACCTGCATCATGGTCACGCACGACCAGGAAGAAGCGATGACGATGGCCGACCGCGTGGCGGTGATGAGCGAAGGGGAAATCATCCAGGTCGGGCCGCCGCACGAAGTCTATGAGTTTCCCAATACCCGTTTTTCCGCGCAATTCATCGGCACCACCAATCTGTTCGAGGGCGAGGTGATCGAGGACGAATCGGATCATGTGCTGGTGCGCGTCGGCGCCCTCGATCGTCCGATCCTGATCTCGCATGGCATCACCGGTCCGAAGGGGATGGCCGTTGCCGTGTCCGTGCGCCCGGAACGGGTGGAGGTCAGTCGCGAGCAGCCGTCTGCCGCGCATAACTGGACGCCGGGCCTGGTCGAGCAGACCGCCTATATGGGCGCCTATACGATGTGCCATGTCCGACTGGCATCGGACATGGTCGTCGTGGCCAATGTGTCGAGCCTGACGCTGGCGCGGCTGGGCGTGCCGGCGATCGGCGAAACGGTGTATCTGAGCTGGGGCGCCGATGCCGGCGTCGTCTTGACATCATGA
- a CDS encoding ABC transporter permease subunit has product MSALQPGSADAVRAPGSDSGPADGRGNGRHDDDRHERHAARRHRFGRKAVIAVPFLWLFVFFFIPFLLVVKISFADQEMGIPPYTQLVEFADGVLKISLQLGHYAFLATDSLYFATYISSLKIAAISTFFCLLIGYPMAYQIARSDPARRNLYLMAVMLPFWTSFLIRVYAWIGILKNNGLLNQFLMATGLVHSPVALYHTTWGVYIGMVYSYLPFLVMPLYAHLVKMDRSVLEAAYDLGAKPWQAFWQITIPLSRNGIIAGCMLVFIPSVGEYVIPGMLGGADTLMIGRVMWDEFFSNADWPMASAVTCAMVLLLLVPMALFQYTQNKEAQSR; this is encoded by the coding sequence ATGAGCGCGCTGCAACCCGGGTCCGCCGACGCGGTCCGTGCGCCGGGTAGTGATAGCGGCCCGGCCGACGGGCGCGGCAACGGTCGCCACGACGACGATCGCCATGAGAGACACGCCGCGCGACGCCACCGTTTCGGCCGAAAGGCGGTCATCGCGGTGCCGTTCCTATGGCTGTTCGTCTTCTTCTTCATTCCGTTCCTGCTGGTCGTCAAGATCAGCTTCGCGGATCAGGAGATGGGCATCCCGCCGTACACGCAGTTGGTCGAATTCGCCGACGGCGTGCTCAAGATCAGCCTGCAGCTGGGGCACTATGCCTTCCTGGCGACGGACTCGCTGTATTTCGCGACATACATCAGCTCGCTGAAAATCGCGGCGATCTCGACGTTTTTTTGCCTGCTGATCGGCTATCCGATGGCGTATCAGATTGCCCGCTCGGATCCGGCGCGCCGCAATCTGTACTTGATGGCCGTCATGTTGCCTTTTTGGACGTCCTTTCTGATTCGCGTCTACGCCTGGATCGGCATCCTGAAAAACAATGGCCTGCTGAATCAGTTTCTGATGGCAACGGGTCTCGTGCATTCGCCGGTGGCGCTGTACCACACGACATGGGGCGTCTATATCGGCATGGTGTATTCCTATCTGCCGTTCCTGGTGATGCCGCTTTATGCGCATCTGGTGAAGATGGATCGCTCGGTGCTCGAAGCCGCCTACGACCTTGGCGCAAAACCCTGGCAGGCCTTCTGGCAGATCACCATCCCGTTGTCGCGCAACGGCATCATTGCCGGTTGCATGCTGGTCTTCATTCCCTCGGTGGGCGAATACGTGATTCCGGGGATGTTGGGCGGCGCCGATACCTTGATGATCGGGCGCGTGATGTGGGATGAGTTTTTCAGTAACGCCGACTGGCCGATGGCATCGGCTGTCACGTGTGCAATGGTGTTGTTGCTGCTGGTGCCGATGGCGCTGTTCCAATATACGCAGAACAAGGAGGCACAGAGCCGATGA
- a CDS encoding threonine/serine dehydratase, whose amino-acid sequence MNDKTMAYPSNTSGLQGLPTFAPGGSAAADIVAGIPVPTLDDIAAEHMALAPWVTRTPHFEKNDFVSLEDTQLHFKLELLQYAGTFKTRAAYSNMLALNHTQRSMGVTCASAGNHAVAVAYAAMRLGISAKIVVTDGAIRSRTALAEHYGADVVVVGNANAALDEVERIVADEGRTFLSPFHGYRTVLGTATLGYEWATQASKLDAVIVPIGGGLAAGMSIAFRLTNPDCRVFGVEPRDADALARSIMTGEPVRTGTRASFDERLAPNDVGQYSYELCRRHLDRVVTVTDAELSDAMLRLFDQLKMAVEPSCAAPLAALLGPLRRELTGKRVGIVLSGSNTDPDVYSQQLLRAYAERSL is encoded by the coding sequence ATGAACGACAAGACGATGGCCTATCCGTCGAACACATCAGGACTTCAGGGACTTCCCACCTTTGCCCCCGGCGGCAGCGCGGCGGCCGATATCGTTGCCGGCATTCCGGTTCCCACGTTGGACGATATCGCCGCCGAACATATGGCCCTGGCCCCATGGGTCACCCGGACGCCCCATTTCGAGAAGAACGACTTCGTCTCGCTCGAGGATACGCAGCTGCATTTCAAGTTGGAATTGCTGCAGTACGCCGGCACCTTCAAGACGCGGGCCGCCTATTCGAACATGCTTGCGCTGAATCATACGCAGCGCAGCATGGGCGTGACGTGCGCCAGCGCCGGCAACCATGCGGTCGCCGTCGCCTATGCGGCGATGCGACTGGGGATCAGCGCGAAGATCGTCGTTACCGACGGCGCGATCCGCTCACGCACCGCCCTCGCCGAACACTATGGCGCCGATGTGGTGGTCGTCGGCAATGCCAACGCCGCGCTCGACGAGGTGGAACGCATCGTCGCCGACGAGGGCCGGACTTTTCTTTCGCCGTTTCATGGCTATCGGACCGTGCTCGGCACGGCGACGCTTGGCTATGAATGGGCGACGCAGGCGTCGAAGCTGGATGCGGTGATCGTCCCGATCGGCGGCGGCCTCGCGGCGGGCATGTCGATTGCCTTCCGGCTGACGAATCCCGACTGCCGCGTGTTCGGTGTCGAACCACGCGACGCGGACGCGCTGGCCCGCAGCATCATGACGGGCGAGCCGGTACGCACCGGGACGCGCGCCTCGTTCGACGAACGACTCGCGCCGAACGACGTCGGTCAATATAGCTATGAGTTGTGTCGCCGGCATCTCGACCGCGTTGTCACGGTAACGGATGCCGAGCTGAGCGATGCGATGTTGCGCCTCTTCGATCAATTGAAGATGGCCGTGGAACCCAGCTGCGCGGCCCCGCTCGCGGCCCTGCTAGGCCCGTTGCGGCGCGAACTGACGGGCAAGCGCGTCGGCATCGTGCTGAGCGGCAGCAATACCGATCCTGACGTCTACTCGCAGCAGTTGCTGCGCGCCTACGCCGAACGCAGCCTCTGA